ACGTGGGCGCGGGCGTCGGACTCGGGCGGGACCAGTGTGGTGTGGCGATGCGCCACTCGCGGTGCGGGGAGCCGTCTGGTGAGACGCTGCTTACGGCGGCCAGTTGCATGGGCATAGCATCGGTGTCCGCATGGACACGATGACGCTCTGGCACATCACCGGCTGGGAGTTCGCCGCCCTGGCCTTCGCCGCGCTCCTGGTCGGCTTCTCCAAGACCGCCGTGAGCGGGGCCAACACGGTCAGCCTCGCGATCTTCGCGGCCGTGCTGCCGGCCCGCGCCTCCACCGGGGTCCTGCTGCCGGTCCTCATCGCCGGGGACGTGCTCGCGGTCCTCACCTACCGGCGGCACGCCCACTGGCCCACGCTGTGGCGGCTGTTCCCGGCGGTCGCGGCGGGCGTGGTGGTCGGCACGCTGTTCCTGGTGTGGGCCGACGACCAGGTCGTGCGGACCTCGATCGGGGTGATCCTGCTGCTGATGGCGGGCGTGACGGTGTGGCGCCGGCGCGCGGCGGGCGCGCCGGCGGAGGAGCCGGACTCGGTGACCGGCGGGGCGGGCCGGATCAAGGCCCGTTCGTACGGCGTCCTCGGCGGCTTCACCACGATGGTCGCCAACGCGGGTGGCCCGGTGATGTCCATGTACCTGCTGTCGGCGGGCTTCCGGAAGCTGGGCTTCCTCGGCACGTCGGCGTTCTTCTTCCTGATCGTCAACGTGTCCAAGGTGCCCTTCAGCGCGGGGCTCGGACTGATCGACGGGCGGTCGCTGCTGCTCGACGCCGCCCTCGTGGCGTTCGTCGTGCCCGGAGCGTTGATCGGCAAATGGGCTGTGAGCCGCATCAACCAGCGGCTGTTCGAGCAGCTGGTGATCGCGGCGACGGTGCTGGGCGGCCTGCAACTGCTGCTGCGCTAGCCGCCCTCAGCGCCGTCGGCCGAGCCCCAGCAACGCCGGTACGTCGGCGAAGGAGTCGACCACGTGGTCCGGCGTGCCGCCGGCCGCCCGGTGCGTCTCCGGCAGGTACTTGCCGGTCTTCACCAGCACCCCGGTCACCCCGGCCCGCTGTGCTCCGAGGACGTCGGACTCGATGTCGTCACCCACCATCACGGCCTGGTCCGCCGGCACGCCGAGCCGGCCCAGCGCGGCCTCGAAGAACGCGGCCGACGGCTTGCCGGTCACCTCGGCCTCGGTGCGAGCGGCCCGCTCCAGCCCGGCCAGGAACGCCCCGGTGTCGAGTTGCAGGCCGTCCTGCGTGCGCCAGTACAGGTTGCGGTGCATGGCGACGAGCCGTGCTCCGCGCTGCAGCCGGCCGAAGGCACGGTTGAGTGCGGTGTAGGTGAACTCGGGCCCGGCGCCCCCGACGACCACGACGTCCACCGGCGCGCCCGCGCCCTCGGCGAACGTGTCGTCGTCCACCAGGCTCACGCCCTCCAGGTCCTCCCGGATGTCCCCGCTGTTCAGCAGCGCGCACCGCGCCCCCGGGAACCGCTCGGCGAGATACGCGGCGGTGACGGCCGGCGCGGTCAGGATGTCCCGCGCCGTCACCTCGAAGCCCGCGTCCGCGAGCGTCCCGGCGATGGACGCGCGCGTGCGGGAGGTGGTGTTGGTGACCAGGGCGACCGGCAGTCCCGCGTCCCGGATCTCGCGCAACGCCTCGACCGCGCCGGGCAGTGGCCGCCACGAGACGGTGAGGACGCCGTCGATGTCGATGAGC
This region of Streptomyces chromofuscus genomic DNA includes:
- a CDS encoding sulfite exporter TauE/SafE family protein: MDTMTLWHITGWEFAALAFAALLVGFSKTAVSGANTVSLAIFAAVLPARASTGVLLPVLIAGDVLAVLTYRRHAHWPTLWRLFPAVAAGVVVGTLFLVWADDQVVRTSIGVILLLMAGVTVWRRRAAGAPAEEPDSVTGGAGRIKARSYGVLGGFTTMVANAGGPVMSMYLLSAGFRKLGFLGTSAFFFLIVNVSKVPFSAGLGLIDGRSLLLDAALVAFVVPGALIGKWAVSRINQRLFEQLVIAATVLGGLQLLLR
- a CDS encoding TIGR01458 family HAD-type hydrolase; translation: MDSVHAVLIDIDGVLTVSWRPLPGAVEALREIRDAGLPVALVTNTTSRTRASIAGTLADAGFEVTARDILTAPAVTAAYLAERFPGARCALLNSGDIREDLEGVSLVDDDTFAEGAGAPVDVVVVGGAGPEFTYTALNRAFGRLQRGARLVAMHRNLYWRTQDGLQLDTGAFLAGLERAARTEAEVTGKPSAAFFEAALGRLGVPADQAVMVGDDIESDVLGAQRAGVTGVLVKTGKYLPETHRAAGGTPDHVVDSFADVPALLGLGRRR